AGCTCCGCGTCCGACCCGTTGACCGATCCTCTTATTTAATACATATTATCGGCCAATGTTAACACTTCGTATAGTATTTATAACTGCATTTGCGTTAATCTCTGGCTGCGGTGGGCAAGATCCCGGAACGCCTTTTGAAATCGGGCAACCATACGTTCGTGCTGTGTTTGAAGACAACAGCTCTGGAAGGCTAAAGATGTCCGCTAAAACTTTCGTGCCCCTAAGTGGCGAAGGACCCAAAGTCACCCTGATGGGAATGATCCATATTGGTGAGTCCGATTTCTATAAAAATGTTCAAGACAAGATCGATGGCGCCGATTTGGTCCTATTTGAAAGTATCGGAAATCCTTATGGTGATTCTTATAGCGCAACTGCGTTCTTTGCGCCCGCATGTAGAACGCTATTTGGGATGACCGATTATACTACAACGGCTAGCGCTCTCAGGCTGTCAAACCAATATTTACAATACCCTCATGAGAGATCCATATGGGCTGATTTGAGTTTAGAGGGTTTCTTAGACCAGTTCTTACGAACAGAATTTGCTAATGGGCTGCGCCGTGAACTACCGAACGGCATTTGGGATTCTAAATGTTATCAACTTCTATGGTTAATTAATAAAGGAATTAAGGCACAGCCAGACCACGAGTTTAAAGATATCGATTTTTTAGCCGATCCATCTATCGTTGCCTCGAAACTTCGAAATATAACTCTATCTGAACTCACGCGAAGAGCCATCGCTGAGGGCGTAGCAACTCTAAGCGAACGTTCGGAGTATTTTCCCGGCTTTAGAGAAGTATTAATTGAACGCCGCAATGACGTGGTGCTACACAGATTAAGAGACCACTTAAATTTTGGTGGCGGTGAAATCCTGATCGTATACGGAGCCGCTCACATGCCCGACATTGAAGCGCGCTTTACGAAGCAATTTAACTACGTGCCCGATAGAGAACGTCTATTAACCGCATTTGAGTTTTAAGAGCCCGTCTTAGACCAATCTATCGTCTTCCAGAATTAGTCCCTGCCCCTTGTGAGCCGGACTGACCGACTACTGTACGATTTCGTCGTTCCTCAGCCTTCAAAGCAGCAATTTGCTGTTTACAGTTGGCTATCTGTTTCTGCAAATTAGGATCATTTTGCCCTTGCGGCGTGCTAGCCATTGCCTCTAAGCGGTCTAGAATATTCGTTAATCGATCGAGCCTCACAGCAATGGGAGCTGGAGGTGAATTTTGGATAGCGCTCAATATCGCCTGGGCGTTTTGTGTAATCACAGGCAACATGCGGCGTATGGAATCTGCCGTTTTAGCCTCTTGAAGCGTCGTTTCAGCTTTTTTAACACGCTGTTCTGCATTCTGTGCAACTTGCTCCCACTCGGGGTCGCCCTGGTGCTGTGCCGCATCGCTTATCTGGCGGGCAGCATTGTTCTTTTGATACAAAACTTCCAACAGGGCTTTATCTGAATCTGAAAGACCTTTAGTTAACTCAGCCAGGTCCTTCTCATTCGGTTTCATAATAAGCGCGCCCAAGCTCTCTTCTTTAACTTCCGCCATACTTTCTTTACCGGTCAAAGCTTGCATGCTTTCTTTCGACTTCAGGTATCGGGCATTTAATGCTTCAGGAATCTGCTCGCCGTACTGCTTTTGAATTGCCGCGTGTGCCGCCTCTAGATTTTGTGCATGTTTGTCGATTTGAAAAGTTAAGCCAGCTTCATCAGGCGACCTTGCCTTAAGGGACAACAACTTATTTGTTCTACCTTCAAGTTTATCCAAAAGCGCGATCTGCGAGGCCAAAGTTTCAGGCACCTTCGTCACTTCAGTTCGGCTTGGGGGGTCCATTCCCAAGACATTTAACCCTTTTGGTGAATCATCCTTTGGTTCACCCATTTTCGGCGCATCATCTGGTGCGTTAACCTGGCGGTGAATGGACGCATTAGGCAGTTCAAATTCTGGCATGCATTGCTCCTATTTATATATAATATCATTCTCAAGTTCTGATTTTCAAGTTCATTTACTTTTCCCTAAAATCATTTATAAATAGCCCCATGCTTCACGACGTAGTCATTCTTTCTCGCGCTCGGACGCCTATTGGTAGTTTCAATGGCGGCTTGAGCCGGTTTTCGGCGCCCGAGTTAGGGGCCGCGGCTTTGAAGGTGGCGGTTGAACGGGCGGGTCTAAGTGGAAATGATATCGGCGAAGTCTTGATGGGTCAGGTGCTAACGGCTGGTGTTGGGCAGGCGCCGGCTCGGCAGGCGGCTTTGCGGGCGGAGATTCCTGCCTCGGTTCCCTGTACGACTGTTAATAAGGTCTGTGGTTCGGGGCTTAAAGCAGTCATGTTGGGTGCGCAGGCGATTTTATTGGGAGAGGCGCAAATTGTGGCGGCAGGGGGCATGGAGTCTATGACTCAGGCGCCTTATCTTTTACCTAAGGCCAGGTTTGGATATCGACTTGGCAGCGGGCAGGTTTTGGATGCCATCTTACAAGATGGCTTGTCGGATCCTTATACGCAGGCTCATATGGGAACTTTTGGGGACCAATGCGCGGCTGAATTCGCATTCTCGCGCGCGGACCAAGATGATTTTGCAAAGATTTCTTATGAAAGAGCTTTGAATGCTCATAAGAATGGCTATTTCAAGAACGAACTTGCTTTCATTGGTATCGAAGAAGATGAAGAGCCCAAGAATTACAAGCCGGAAAAGATGCCAGTATTAAAGCCCGCTTTCGGACCAAGCGGCACGGTTACGGTCGCAAACGCTTCAAAAATAAACGATGGTGCGGCAGCGTTGGTGCTTGCTAGCGGCACAGAAGCTCAAAAGCGTGGTTTAAAGCCCCTGGCTAAGATTATTGGCACAGGCACTTTCGCGCAGGAGCCAGCTAGATTTACAACCGCACCGATTGGGGCGATTCAAAAGGCCGTTCAAAATGCCGGCATATTGCTGAGCGATATTGAATATTTTGAGATTAACGAAGCGTTTTCAACTGTCACCATGGCCTGCACTAAAGAATTGAATCTTAGCGCAGAGCGAGTCAATGTTTGGGGCGGCGCGGTGGCTTTGGGGCATCCTATTGGGAGCTCTGGGGCACGAATTTTATGTACTTTGATTTCTGTTTTGCAGCACCATCAGGCAAAATATGGCTGTGCGGCCATTTGCTTAGGCGGTGGTGAAGCGGTCGCGGTTATTGTTGAGAATATGCTGTTATCAAAATGAGTCAGACCCTTTTACACGACCAGTCTTTCGAAATTGTTGAGCCGCCTCAGGCGGTGGCGATACCTATGGTTCACCCTCAGATTGATCAAGATTTGACCTGGTGGATTGCAGGCGGCGCGGCTGGTTTTTTTGTATTGCTGGCGCTTTTGCTAATGCTGCGGCCTAAAAAGCGCCCAAAAAAGCCCGCTCCAGTTAAGCAGGCCGATATACTGCCGCTGCCTAAGGCGCCGGAGCCAATGCCAATTACCGCCATGCCAAGACCGCCAGTGGTTAAAAAGCCGAATTCGAAAGTTCAGTCTTTGTTAGATAAATACGATTTTAATTTGGCAAATATCGAAAGTCTGGCGCCGCAGCAGATTGTTAATGCGGCCAAAGAAGTCACCGCGGAACGCCTCGCGCTAGCGCTGCTGGGCTGCACGCCTGAAATTGCCGACGGCATTTTAAACGCCTTTGAACTATCTGAGCGTGAACTCATCAAAAATCAGATGGCGGAGCTTTCTGAAGCGCCGGTACAGAAAGTGATCGAGGCGAAGAAGGATTTGCTCGCAAGGCTTAAGAAACTTAAACCGCAATCCAGCTAACATCGCCTGCGCCTTCTCTGATTACCACAGGATACGGACCGCTGAGGTCAACCACCGAAGAGTCAGAGCCATCTAAAATACCGGCATCCAAAATCAAATCCAAATCGTAGCCCATGTGCTCCACGATTTCTTGCGCACCAAAGAGCGTGCGTTCACCGACTTTGGCGCTACTGGAAACAATCGGCTTTTTATACGTTCTTGCCAAAGCCAAAGTCACTGGGTGATTGGGAACACGGATGCCGACGGTGTTACGCTTACTTTGAAATATGCGTGGCACTTCAGGCGTCGCTCTCAAAATAAATGTGTAGGGGCCAGGCAAGTAGCGCTTCATAATGCGATAAGCATCGCTTTCAATCAGCGCATATCTAGCGATATCTGACAGGTCAGGCACCACAAATGACAACAAGTGTTCAGGATCGATGGCACGAAGTTTATAAATGCGGTCGATGGCCTTCTTATCTAGGATACCGCAGCCTATTCCGTAGTTGGTATCGGTGGGATAAGCGATCACGCCTCCGCGCTCCAAAGTCGCGACAGCGTGAGCAATCATGCGTGGTTCGGGAAATTCAGAGTCTATCCTGAGCCGTAGATAAGAACTATGGGCCATGGCCGCAGTGTACTACTTTCCAATGCAAAATCGACTAAAAATTAAATCT
This sequence is a window from Myxococcota bacterium. Protein-coding genes within it:
- a CDS encoding FliG C-terminal domain-containing protein; translation: MSQTLLHDQSFEIVEPPQAVAIPMVHPQIDQDLTWWIAGGAAGFFVLLALLLMLRPKKRPKKPAPVKQADILPLPKAPEPMPITAMPRPPVVKKPNSKVQSLLDKYDFNLANIESLAPQQIVNAAKEVTAERLALALLGCTPEIADGILNAFELSERELIKNQMAELSEAPVQKVIEAKKDLLARLKKLKPQSS
- a CDS encoding L-threonylcarbamoyladenylate synthase codes for the protein MAHSSYLRLRIDSEFPEPRMIAHAVATLERGGVIAYPTDTNYGIGCGILDKKAIDRIYKLRAIDPEHLLSFVVPDLSDIARYALIESDAYRIMKRYLPGPYTFILRATPEVPRIFQSKRNTVGIRVPNHPVTLALARTYKKPIVSSSAKVGERTLFGAQEIVEHMGYDLDLILDAGILDGSDSSVVDLSGPYPVVIREGAGDVSWIAV
- a CDS encoding acetyl-CoA C-acyltransferase yields the protein MLHDVVILSRARTPIGSFNGGLSRFSAPELGAAALKVAVERAGLSGNDIGEVLMGQVLTAGVGQAPARQAALRAEIPASVPCTTVNKVCGSGLKAVMLGAQAILLGEAQIVAAGGMESMTQAPYLLPKARFGYRLGSGQVLDAILQDGLSDPYTQAHMGTFGDQCAAEFAFSRADQDDFAKISYERALNAHKNGYFKNELAFIGIEEDEEPKNYKPEKMPVLKPAFGPSGTVTVANASKINDGAAALVLASGTEAQKRGLKPLAKIIGTGTFAQEPARFTTAPIGAIQKAVQNAGILLSDIEYFEINEAFSTVTMACTKELNLSAERVNVWGGAVALGHPIGSSGARILCTLISVLQHHQAKYGCAAICLGGGEAVAVIVENMLLSK